The DNA region GATGCCGAGGTCATTGTCCTTGCCGGCGTCCATTTCATGGCCGAGACGGCAAAACTCCTCAATCCCGGAAAGACGGTGCTCATTCCCGATATGGGCGCCGGCTGCTCGCTGGCCGATTCGATCACGCCAGAGGATGTCGCGCTGTTGCGGCAGGCTCATCCCGGCGTCCCGGTCATCACCTATGTGAACACCTCGGCGGCGGTGAAAGCCGCTTCGGATATCTGCTGCACCTCGGGCAATGCCAAGCAGGTGGTCGAATCGCTCGGCGTGCCGCGCGTGCTGATGATCCCGGACGAATATCTCGCCCGCAACGTTGCGAAGGAAACCGATGTCGAGATCATCGCCTGGCACGGCCACTGCGAGGTGCACGAGCTCTTCAATGCCGATGACGTCCGCCAGCTTCGCGAAAACTATCCCGGCGTCACCGTGCTCGCCCATCCCGAATGCCCGCCGGATGTCGTCGCGGAAGCGGATTTCGCCGGCTCCACGGCCGTCATGTCCGATTATGTTGGGAAAAAGCGCCCAGCGCGCGTCGTGCTGCTCACCGAATGTTCGATGAGCGACAATGTCGCCGTCCATCACCCCGACGTCGAGTTCATCCGCCCCTGCAATCTCTGCCCGCACATGAAGCGGATCACGCTTTCGAATATCCGCACGGCGCTGGAAGAAAACCGCCACGAAGTCACCGTCGACCCCGCCATCGCCGTCGCTGCGCGGCGGGCCGTGGAAAGGATGCTGGCGATATGACCGAAATCCTGACGCATCTTGCCGGCCGCCCTGTCATCGTCGGCAGCGGCATTGCCGGGCTGATGGCGGCGCTCACGCTTTCGCCGCAGCCGGTCGTGCTGATCACGCAAGCCGCCCTCGGCGCTCAAACTTCGAGTGCCTGGGCGCAGGGAGGCATCGCGGCAAGCATCGGTGCGGGTGACAGCGCCGTCCTGCATCTTGCCGATACGCTTTCCGCCGGTGACGGCCTGTGTGATCCGGAGGTTGCCGCCGGCATCGTAAGCGAAGCGCCAGCGATGATCGCCGCGCTGGAGAAATACGGCGTCCGCTTTGACAGGAATGCCGCAGGTCGGCTTGCACTCGGGCTGGAGGCCGCCCATTCCCGCCCGCGCATCGTACATGCCGAAGGCGACGGGTCGGGTGCTGCC from Rhizobium sullae includes:
- the nadA gene encoding quinolinate synthase NadA, which translates into the protein MNSPVSASSLYDRVSRVIPKAEWLGFQDDVEAILDLKRRHNAVILAHNYQTPEIFHGVADIVGDSLALARKAIEVDAEVIVLAGVHFMAETAKLLNPGKTVLIPDMGAGCSLADSITPEDVALLRQAHPGVPVITYVNTSAAVKAASDICCTSGNAKQVVESLGVPRVLMIPDEYLARNVAKETDVEIIAWHGHCEVHELFNADDVRQLRENYPGVTVLAHPECPPDVVAEADFAGSTAVMSDYVGKKRPARVVLLTECSMSDNVAVHHPDVEFIRPCNLCPHMKRITLSNIRTALEENRHEVTVDPAIAVAARRAVERMLAI